A single genomic interval of Coregonus clupeaformis isolate EN_2021a chromosome 36, ASM2061545v1, whole genome shotgun sequence harbors:
- the LOC121552572 gene encoding ralBP1-associated Eps domain-containing protein 1 isoform X4 codes for MESLTLTDVEQKYYSDLFVYCDTDNTKKVASNGKVLDLFRAAQLPSEVVLQITELCGATRLGHFGRSQFYIALKLIAVAQSGLPLRVESLNSVKDLPLPRFVVAKNEQEARHTAMYPDLENQGPYQGVIPRPPGRGQVKKLSAHEVIQPCVPTVEPQPDTTSPVVSPNQSPPTSPHAWRKHKRQASGGNVERPPVVVAGAVWTPFREAQSGPVVAGDGMWSAHSPPPVQESWVSLKDTHPPSSTLPPMHLSPVQENSSIRTVASVATANEIQRQSSSGYDDPWKITDEQRQYYINQFKTIQPDLNGFIPGSAAKEFFTKSKLPILELSHIWELSDFDKDGALTLDEFCAAFHLVVARKNGYDLPEKLPESLMPKLIDLDDSAEVPDQAPDVGYSGSPVEVTPNKSPMPSLNQTWPDLNQGNEDTAIVHPVPIRMTPSKIHMQEMELKRTGSDHTHPTSPLMAKPPELSEETKLATSMKFVTANSGDGYSSSDSYTSDQDPITSVVTRQRSNSGTSPEGLKVVAAPPPPPPRPNASHSRSSSLDMNRNFAAHPTGPQQSGVVACPPAIPPRPLPTQTSGPHSGHRSDEGLAAHSTTSPQQIPEQPNFADFSQFQAFAASDQPSDDEEKHPESLPGEKSTEGAGPLRTVKIDNQEERAAATVNSAKGSIMAPPPKPVRRRLKSEDELQDEALPPKSNVIATVLATLPSIPRSIGKDKKAIQASIRRNKETNTVLARLNSELQQQLKDLLEERISLEVQLEQLRPFSHL; via the exons ATAACAGAGCTCTGTGGAGCCACTCGCCTGGGCCATTTTGGAAGAAGCCAGTTTTACATTGCACTGAAACTCATCGCTGTAGCCCAGTCTGGACTGCCTCTCCGGGTAGAGAGCCTAAATTCTG TCAAGGACTTGCCTCTGCCTCGCTTTGTTGTGGCCAAAAATGAGCAGGAGGCCAGACACACAGCCATGTACCCCGACTTGGAGAACCAGGGGCCTTACCAGGGTGTGATTCCACGACCCCCGGGCCGAGGGCAGGTCAAGAAGCTGTCTGCCCACGAGGTCATCCAGCCCTGTGTGCCCACAGTAGAACCACAG CCCGACACCACTTCTCCAGTGGTGTCTCCCAACCAGTCCCCTCCCACCTCGCCCCATGCCTGGAGGAAGCACAAACGGCAGGCCAGCGGGGGGAACGTAGAGAGACCTCCTGTGGTGGTGGCAGGTGCTGTCTGGACACCTTTCAGAGAAGCACAATCAG GACCTGTGGTGGCAGGTGATGGGATGTGGTCTGCCCACTCACCTCCCCCCGTTCAGGAAAGCTGGGTCAGTTTGAAAGATACTCATCCCCCCTCCAGCACACTGCCACCAATGCATCTCTCGCCGGTCCAG GAGAACTCTTCGATACGAACGGTTGCGTCTGTTGCTACAGCCAATGAAATCCAAAGACAGTCCAGTAGTGGTTATGACGACCCCTGGAAAATCACAGATGAGCAGAGACAGTATTACATCAATCAGTTCAAGACCATCCAGCCCGACCTCAACGGTTTCATTCCTG GTTCTGCCGCAAAAGAGTTTTTCACAAAATCAAAGCTACCTATTCTTGAACTATCCCACATTTG GGAGCTGTCGGATTTTGATAAAGACGGGGCGTTGACACTGGATGAGTTCTGTGCTGCATTTCATCTGGTTGTTGCTAGGAAAAATGGCTATGACCTTCCCGAAAAGCTGCCGGAGAGTCTTATGCCAAAGCTTATTGACTTGGATGACTCAGCAG AGGTTCCAGACCAGGCCCCTGATGTGGGCTACTCGGGCTCCCCCGTGGAGGTGACCCCCAACAAGTCCCCCATGCCCTCACTCAACCAGACCTGGCCTGATCTCAACCAGGGCAACGAG GATACAGCTATTGTCCACCCTGTTCCCATTCGCATGACCCCAAGCAAGATCCATATGCAAGAGATGGAGCTGAAGAGAACCGGAAGTG ACCACACACATCCTACCAGTCCTCTGATGGCTAAACCACCTGAGCTCTCTGAAGAAACCAAGCTTGCCACCTCTATGAAGTTTGTAACTGCTAACTCTG GTGATGGTTATAGCAGTTCAGATTCATATACTTCAGATCAAGACCCAATTACAAGTGTTGTAACAAGACAAAG GTCTAATTCTGGGACCTCTCCTGAAGGTCTAAAGGTGGTGgctgcccccccaccaccccctcccAGACCCAACGCCTCCCACTCCCGCTCCTCCTCGCTAGACATGAACAGAAACTTTGCCGCTCACCCCACAGGGCCACAGCAATCCGGAGTCGTGGCCTGCCCTCCAGCCATACCTCCTAGACCACTACCCACGCAG ACCTCTGGTCCACATAGTGGGCATCGCTCAGATGAGGGCCTGGCAGCTCACTCCACTACCTCGCCCCAGCAGATCCCAGAGCAGCCCAACTTCGCTGACTTCAGTCAGTTCCAGGCATTCGCTGCCTCAGATCAGCCCAGTGACGACGAGGAGAAGCACCCAGAGAGTCTGCCA GGAGAGAAGTCTACAGAAGGGGCTGGGCCTTTGAGAACTGTGAAGATTGACAACCAGGAAGAGAGAGCTGCAGCTACTGTGAACTCT GCCAAAGGGTCCATCATGGCCCCCCCACCCAAGCCTGTCCGCCGGAGACTGAAGTCCGAGGACGAACTCCAGGATGAGGCCCTCCCCCCGAAGTCTAACGTCATAGCCACTGTTCTCGCTACACTGCCATCCATTCCCAG GTCTATTGGTAAGGATAAAAAAGCAATTCAAGCCTCTATCAGAAGAAACAAGGAAACCAACACAGTCTTGGCCAGACTCAACAGTGAATTACAGCAACAGCTAAAG GACTTACTAGAAGAGAGGATATCTTTGGAGGTTCAACTGGAACAGCTCAGACCATTTTCCCATTTGTAa
- the LOC121552572 gene encoding ralBP1-associated Eps domain-containing protein 1 isoform X1: MESLTLTDVEQKYYSDLFVYCDTDNTKKVASNGKVLDLFRAAQLPSEVVLQITELCGATRLGHFGRSQFYIALKLIAVAQSGLPLRVESLNSVKDLPLPRFVVAKNEQEARHTAMYPDLENQGPYQGVIPRPPGRGQVKKLSAHEVIQPCVPTVEPQPDTTSPVVSPNQSPPTSPHAWRKHKRQASGGNVERPPVVVAGAVWTPFREAQSGPVVAGDGMWSAHSPPPVQESWVSLKDTHPPSSTLPPMHLSPVQENSSIRTVASVATANEIQRQSSSGYDDPWKITDEQRQYYINQFKTIQPDLNGFIPGSAAKEFFTKSKLPILELSHIWELSDFDKDGALTLDEFCAAFHLVVARKNGYDLPEKLPESLMPKLIDLDDSAEVPDQAPDVGYSGSPVEVTPNKSPMPSLNQTWPDLNQGNEQWETFSERSSSSQTLTQFDSNIAPADPDTAIVHPVPIRMTPSKIHMQEMELKRTGSDHTHPTSPLMAKPPELSEETKLATSMKFVTANSGDGYSSSDSYTSDQDPITSVVTRQRSNSGTSPEGLKVVAAPPPPPPRPNASHSRSSSLDMNRNFAAHPTGPQQSGVVACPPAIPPRPLPTQTSGPHSGHRSDEGLAAHSTTSPQQIPEQPNFADFSQFQAFAASDQPSDDEEKHPESLPGEKSTEGAGPLRTVKIDNQEERAAATVNSAKGSIMAPPPKPVRRRLKSEDELQDEALPPKSNVIATVLATLPSIPRSIGKDKKAIQASIRRNKETNTVLARLNSELQQQLKDLLEERISLEVQLEQLRPFSHL, translated from the exons ATAACAGAGCTCTGTGGAGCCACTCGCCTGGGCCATTTTGGAAGAAGCCAGTTTTACATTGCACTGAAACTCATCGCTGTAGCCCAGTCTGGACTGCCTCTCCGGGTAGAGAGCCTAAATTCTG TCAAGGACTTGCCTCTGCCTCGCTTTGTTGTGGCCAAAAATGAGCAGGAGGCCAGACACACAGCCATGTACCCCGACTTGGAGAACCAGGGGCCTTACCAGGGTGTGATTCCACGACCCCCGGGCCGAGGGCAGGTCAAGAAGCTGTCTGCCCACGAGGTCATCCAGCCCTGTGTGCCCACAGTAGAACCACAG CCCGACACCACTTCTCCAGTGGTGTCTCCCAACCAGTCCCCTCCCACCTCGCCCCATGCCTGGAGGAAGCACAAACGGCAGGCCAGCGGGGGGAACGTAGAGAGACCTCCTGTGGTGGTGGCAGGTGCTGTCTGGACACCTTTCAGAGAAGCACAATCAG GACCTGTGGTGGCAGGTGATGGGATGTGGTCTGCCCACTCACCTCCCCCCGTTCAGGAAAGCTGGGTCAGTTTGAAAGATACTCATCCCCCCTCCAGCACACTGCCACCAATGCATCTCTCGCCGGTCCAG GAGAACTCTTCGATACGAACGGTTGCGTCTGTTGCTACAGCCAATGAAATCCAAAGACAGTCCAGTAGTGGTTATGACGACCCCTGGAAAATCACAGATGAGCAGAGACAGTATTACATCAATCAGTTCAAGACCATCCAGCCCGACCTCAACGGTTTCATTCCTG GTTCTGCCGCAAAAGAGTTTTTCACAAAATCAAAGCTACCTATTCTTGAACTATCCCACATTTG GGAGCTGTCGGATTTTGATAAAGACGGGGCGTTGACACTGGATGAGTTCTGTGCTGCATTTCATCTGGTTGTTGCTAGGAAAAATGGCTATGACCTTCCCGAAAAGCTGCCGGAGAGTCTTATGCCAAAGCTTATTGACTTGGATGACTCAGCAG AGGTTCCAGACCAGGCCCCTGATGTGGGCTACTCGGGCTCCCCCGTGGAGGTGACCCCCAACAAGTCCCCCATGCCCTCACTCAACCAGACCTGGCCTGATCTCAACCAGGGCAACGAG cAGTGGGAGACTTTTAGTGAACGCTCCTCCAGCTCACAAACTCTGACCCAATTTGATTCTAACATTGCACCAGCTGACCCT GATACAGCTATTGTCCACCCTGTTCCCATTCGCATGACCCCAAGCAAGATCCATATGCAAGAGATGGAGCTGAAGAGAACCGGAAGTG ACCACACACATCCTACCAGTCCTCTGATGGCTAAACCACCTGAGCTCTCTGAAGAAACCAAGCTTGCCACCTCTATGAAGTTTGTAACTGCTAACTCTG GTGATGGTTATAGCAGTTCAGATTCATATACTTCAGATCAAGACCCAATTACAAGTGTTGTAACAAGACAAAG GTCTAATTCTGGGACCTCTCCTGAAGGTCTAAAGGTGGTGgctgcccccccaccaccccctcccAGACCCAACGCCTCCCACTCCCGCTCCTCCTCGCTAGACATGAACAGAAACTTTGCCGCTCACCCCACAGGGCCACAGCAATCCGGAGTCGTGGCCTGCCCTCCAGCCATACCTCCTAGACCACTACCCACGCAG ACCTCTGGTCCACATAGTGGGCATCGCTCAGATGAGGGCCTGGCAGCTCACTCCACTACCTCGCCCCAGCAGATCCCAGAGCAGCCCAACTTCGCTGACTTCAGTCAGTTCCAGGCATTCGCTGCCTCAGATCAGCCCAGTGACGACGAGGAGAAGCACCCAGAGAGTCTGCCA GGAGAGAAGTCTACAGAAGGGGCTGGGCCTTTGAGAACTGTGAAGATTGACAACCAGGAAGAGAGAGCTGCAGCTACTGTGAACTCT GCCAAAGGGTCCATCATGGCCCCCCCACCCAAGCCTGTCCGCCGGAGACTGAAGTCCGAGGACGAACTCCAGGATGAGGCCCTCCCCCCGAAGTCTAACGTCATAGCCACTGTTCTCGCTACACTGCCATCCATTCCCAG GTCTATTGGTAAGGATAAAAAAGCAATTCAAGCCTCTATCAGAAGAAACAAGGAAACCAACACAGTCTTGGCCAGACTCAACAGTGAATTACAGCAACAGCTAAAG GACTTACTAGAAGAGAGGATATCTTTGGAGGTTCAACTGGAACAGCTCAGACCATTTTCCCATTTGTAa
- the LOC121552216 gene encoding clusterin-like — translation MKVFGSIVGLALLLVSAQCLLPPSKDDLSQISLLGMKYLDKQIENAISGVKEMKTMMERSGEDHEKFLSALEKTTQQKEDALKAAQEMETKLSEEQEVCNGTMQSLWEECKPCLKNTCIKYYSRTCSSGAGLVGRQLEEVLNRTSPFSIWINGENMDVLEREDQEQSWRFQNLEERYSKVADGVDSIFMDSMRVFDHMRSLNPPMFPSPFRMPSIWGQGERANERAERAKAGEVHSRVVRSPLQDPDFHGFHNMFAPMMDMAWNIFGSMGPVMDTDANFDINPSEDGSVNEDVVVTKPSGMTCREIRRNSAGCIKLRGECEKCVAIQDIDCSGKKPLAGPLKEELEQALAMAEKFTQEYSRQLRRFEEQMSNTSSLLDLFSKQFGWVSALANNTDSKDGIFKIETVMSKDTEDPENPGDTNVSVQLFDTPAMTFSVPGDIPWNDPKFSEVVAQEALDRYKQTTVVVK, via the exons ATGAAAGTCTTTGGGTCAATAGTGGGCCTCGCCCTGCTCCTTGTCTCTGCTCAGTGTCTGCTGCCTCCATCCAAGGACGATCTAAGCC AGATTTCCCTCCTTGGGATGAAGTACCTGGACAAGCAGATAGAGAATGCTATCAGTGGGGTGAAGGAGATGAAgaccatgatggagaggtctggagaggacCACGAGAAGTTCCTGAGTGCCTTGGAGAAAACTACACAGCAAAAAGAG GATGCTCTGAAGGCAGCTCAGGAGATGGAAACTAAGCTGAGTGAGGAGCAGGAGGTGTGTAATGGCACCATGCAGTCTCTGTGGGAGGAGTGCAAGCCCTGCCTGAAGAACACCTGTATCAAGTACTACTCCAGGACCTGCAGTAGTGGCGCCGGACTGGTCGGGAGACAG CTGGAGGAGGTTCTGAACAGGACCTCTCCATTCTCCATCTGGATCAATGGGGAGAACATGGATGTTCTGGAGCGGGAGGACCAGGAGCAGAGCTGGAGGTTCCAGAACCTGGAGGAGCGCTACTCGAAGGTGGCCGATGGGGTGGACAGCATCTTCATGGACAGCATGAGGGTGTTTGACCACATGCGCTCCCTCAACCCTCCCATGTTCCCCAGCCCTTTCCGCATGCCCAGCATCTGGGGTCAGGGTGAGAGGGCCaatgagagagcagagagggcaAAGGCAGGCGAGGTGCACTCCCGTGTGGTCAGGTCCCCTCTGCAGGACCCAGACTTCCATGGGTTCCACAACATGTTCGCTCCCATGATGGACATGGCCTGGAATATCTTTGGCTCCATGGGGCCTGTCATGGACACAGATGCTAACTTTGACATCAACCCCTCAGAGG ATGGGAGTGTGAATGAGGATGTTGTTGTGACAAAGCCTTCCGgtatgacctgcagagagatACGTCGCAATTCTGCTGGCTGCATTAAACTGCGAGGAGAGTGTGAAAAATGTGTAGCGATCCAGGATATTG ACTGCTCGGGGAAGAAGCCTCTGGCTGGTCCTCTGAAGGAGGAGCTGGAGCAGGCCCTGGCCATGGCTGAGAAGTTCACCCAGGAGTACAGCAGGCAGCTGAGGAGGTTTGAGGAGCAGATGTCAAACACCTCCAGCCTGCTGGACCTGTTCAGCAAGCAGTTTGGCTGGGTGTCTGCCCTGGCAAACAACACCGACAGCAAGGATGGAATCTTCAAGATCGAAACA GTCATGTCCAAGGACACGGAGGACCCTGAAAACCCAGGGGACACCAACGTGTCTGTGCAgctgtttgacacccctgccatgACCTTCAGTGTGCCTGGAGACATTCCCTGGAACGACCCTAAGTTCTCAGAGGTGGTGGCACAGGAGGCCCTTGACCGCTACAAACAGACCACTGT AGTCGTGAAGTAG
- the LOC121552572 gene encoding ralBP1-associated Eps domain-containing protein 1 isoform X2, with product MESLTLTDVEQKYYSDLFVYCDTDNTKKVASNGKVLDLFRAAQLPSEVVLQITELCGATRLGHFGRSQFYIALKLIAVAQSGLPLRVESLNSVKDLPLPRFVVAKNEQEARHTAMYPDLENQGPYQGVIPRPPGRGQVKKLSAHEVIQPCVPTVEPQPDTTSPVVSPNQSPPTSPHAWRKHKRQASGGNVERPPVVVAGAVWTPFREAQSGPVVAGDGMWSAHSPPPVQESWVSLKDTHPPSSTLPPMHLSPVQENSSIRTVASVATANEIQRQSSSGYDDPWKITDEQRQYYINQFKTIQPDLNGFIPGSAAKEFFTKSKLPILELSHIWELSDFDKDGALTLDEFCAAFHLVVARKNGYDLPEKLPESLMPKLIDLDDSAEVPDQAPDVGYSGSPVEVTPNKSPMPSLNQTWPDLNQGNEWETFSERSSSSQTLTQFDSNIAPADPDTAIVHPVPIRMTPSKIHMQEMELKRTGSDHTHPTSPLMAKPPELSEETKLATSMKFVTANSGDGYSSSDSYTSDQDPITSVVTRQRSNSGTSPEGLKVVAAPPPPPPRPNASHSRSSSLDMNRNFAAHPTGPQQSGVVACPPAIPPRPLPTQTSGPHSGHRSDEGLAAHSTTSPQQIPEQPNFADFSQFQAFAASDQPSDDEEKHPESLPGEKSTEGAGPLRTVKIDNQEERAAATVNSAKGSIMAPPPKPVRRRLKSEDELQDEALPPKSNVIATVLATLPSIPRSIGKDKKAIQASIRRNKETNTVLARLNSELQQQLKDLLEERISLEVQLEQLRPFSHL from the exons ATAACAGAGCTCTGTGGAGCCACTCGCCTGGGCCATTTTGGAAGAAGCCAGTTTTACATTGCACTGAAACTCATCGCTGTAGCCCAGTCTGGACTGCCTCTCCGGGTAGAGAGCCTAAATTCTG TCAAGGACTTGCCTCTGCCTCGCTTTGTTGTGGCCAAAAATGAGCAGGAGGCCAGACACACAGCCATGTACCCCGACTTGGAGAACCAGGGGCCTTACCAGGGTGTGATTCCACGACCCCCGGGCCGAGGGCAGGTCAAGAAGCTGTCTGCCCACGAGGTCATCCAGCCCTGTGTGCCCACAGTAGAACCACAG CCCGACACCACTTCTCCAGTGGTGTCTCCCAACCAGTCCCCTCCCACCTCGCCCCATGCCTGGAGGAAGCACAAACGGCAGGCCAGCGGGGGGAACGTAGAGAGACCTCCTGTGGTGGTGGCAGGTGCTGTCTGGACACCTTTCAGAGAAGCACAATCAG GACCTGTGGTGGCAGGTGATGGGATGTGGTCTGCCCACTCACCTCCCCCCGTTCAGGAAAGCTGGGTCAGTTTGAAAGATACTCATCCCCCCTCCAGCACACTGCCACCAATGCATCTCTCGCCGGTCCAG GAGAACTCTTCGATACGAACGGTTGCGTCTGTTGCTACAGCCAATGAAATCCAAAGACAGTCCAGTAGTGGTTATGACGACCCCTGGAAAATCACAGATGAGCAGAGACAGTATTACATCAATCAGTTCAAGACCATCCAGCCCGACCTCAACGGTTTCATTCCTG GTTCTGCCGCAAAAGAGTTTTTCACAAAATCAAAGCTACCTATTCTTGAACTATCCCACATTTG GGAGCTGTCGGATTTTGATAAAGACGGGGCGTTGACACTGGATGAGTTCTGTGCTGCATTTCATCTGGTTGTTGCTAGGAAAAATGGCTATGACCTTCCCGAAAAGCTGCCGGAGAGTCTTATGCCAAAGCTTATTGACTTGGATGACTCAGCAG AGGTTCCAGACCAGGCCCCTGATGTGGGCTACTCGGGCTCCCCCGTGGAGGTGACCCCCAACAAGTCCCCCATGCCCTCACTCAACCAGACCTGGCCTGATCTCAACCAGGGCAACGAG TGGGAGACTTTTAGTGAACGCTCCTCCAGCTCACAAACTCTGACCCAATTTGATTCTAACATTGCACCAGCTGACCCT GATACAGCTATTGTCCACCCTGTTCCCATTCGCATGACCCCAAGCAAGATCCATATGCAAGAGATGGAGCTGAAGAGAACCGGAAGTG ACCACACACATCCTACCAGTCCTCTGATGGCTAAACCACCTGAGCTCTCTGAAGAAACCAAGCTTGCCACCTCTATGAAGTTTGTAACTGCTAACTCTG GTGATGGTTATAGCAGTTCAGATTCATATACTTCAGATCAAGACCCAATTACAAGTGTTGTAACAAGACAAAG GTCTAATTCTGGGACCTCTCCTGAAGGTCTAAAGGTGGTGgctgcccccccaccaccccctcccAGACCCAACGCCTCCCACTCCCGCTCCTCCTCGCTAGACATGAACAGAAACTTTGCCGCTCACCCCACAGGGCCACAGCAATCCGGAGTCGTGGCCTGCCCTCCAGCCATACCTCCTAGACCACTACCCACGCAG ACCTCTGGTCCACATAGTGGGCATCGCTCAGATGAGGGCCTGGCAGCTCACTCCACTACCTCGCCCCAGCAGATCCCAGAGCAGCCCAACTTCGCTGACTTCAGTCAGTTCCAGGCATTCGCTGCCTCAGATCAGCCCAGTGACGACGAGGAGAAGCACCCAGAGAGTCTGCCA GGAGAGAAGTCTACAGAAGGGGCTGGGCCTTTGAGAACTGTGAAGATTGACAACCAGGAAGAGAGAGCTGCAGCTACTGTGAACTCT GCCAAAGGGTCCATCATGGCCCCCCCACCCAAGCCTGTCCGCCGGAGACTGAAGTCCGAGGACGAACTCCAGGATGAGGCCCTCCCCCCGAAGTCTAACGTCATAGCCACTGTTCTCGCTACACTGCCATCCATTCCCAG GTCTATTGGTAAGGATAAAAAAGCAATTCAAGCCTCTATCAGAAGAAACAAGGAAACCAACACAGTCTTGGCCAGACTCAACAGTGAATTACAGCAACAGCTAAAG GACTTACTAGAAGAGAGGATATCTTTGGAGGTTCAACTGGAACAGCTCAGACCATTTTCCCATTTGTAa
- the LOC121552572 gene encoding ralBP1-associated Eps domain-containing protein 1 isoform X3: MESLTLTDVEQKYYSDLFVYCDTDNTKKVASNGKVLDLFRAAQLPSEVVLQITELCGATRLGHFGRSQFYIALKLIAVAQSGLPLRVESLNSVKDLPLPRFVVAKNEQEARHTAMYPDLENQGPYQGVIPRPPGRGQVKKLSAHEVIQPCVPTVEPQPDTTSPVVSPNQSPPTSPHAWRKHKRQASGGNVERPPVVVAGAVWTPFREAQSGPVVAGDGMWSAHSPPPVQESWENSSIRTVASVATANEIQRQSSSGYDDPWKITDEQRQYYINQFKTIQPDLNGFIPGSAAKEFFTKSKLPILELSHIWELSDFDKDGALTLDEFCAAFHLVVARKNGYDLPEKLPESLMPKLIDLDDSAEVPDQAPDVGYSGSPVEVTPNKSPMPSLNQTWPDLNQGNEQWETFSERSSSSQTLTQFDSNIAPADPDTAIVHPVPIRMTPSKIHMQEMELKRTGSDHTHPTSPLMAKPPELSEETKLATSMKFVTANSGDGYSSSDSYTSDQDPITSVVTRQRSNSGTSPEGLKVVAAPPPPPPRPNASHSRSSSLDMNRNFAAHPTGPQQSGVVACPPAIPPRPLPTQTSGPHSGHRSDEGLAAHSTTSPQQIPEQPNFADFSQFQAFAASDQPSDDEEKHPESLPGEKSTEGAGPLRTVKIDNQEERAAATVNSAKGSIMAPPPKPVRRRLKSEDELQDEALPPKSNVIATVLATLPSIPRSIGKDKKAIQASIRRNKETNTVLARLNSELQQQLKDLLEERISLEVQLEQLRPFSHL; the protein is encoded by the exons ATAACAGAGCTCTGTGGAGCCACTCGCCTGGGCCATTTTGGAAGAAGCCAGTTTTACATTGCACTGAAACTCATCGCTGTAGCCCAGTCTGGACTGCCTCTCCGGGTAGAGAGCCTAAATTCTG TCAAGGACTTGCCTCTGCCTCGCTTTGTTGTGGCCAAAAATGAGCAGGAGGCCAGACACACAGCCATGTACCCCGACTTGGAGAACCAGGGGCCTTACCAGGGTGTGATTCCACGACCCCCGGGCCGAGGGCAGGTCAAGAAGCTGTCTGCCCACGAGGTCATCCAGCCCTGTGTGCCCACAGTAGAACCACAG CCCGACACCACTTCTCCAGTGGTGTCTCCCAACCAGTCCCCTCCCACCTCGCCCCATGCCTGGAGGAAGCACAAACGGCAGGCCAGCGGGGGGAACGTAGAGAGACCTCCTGTGGTGGTGGCAGGTGCTGTCTGGACACCTTTCAGAGAAGCACAATCAG GACCTGTGGTGGCAGGTGATGGGATGTGGTCTGCCCACTCACCTCCCCCCGTTCAGGAAAGCTGG GAGAACTCTTCGATACGAACGGTTGCGTCTGTTGCTACAGCCAATGAAATCCAAAGACAGTCCAGTAGTGGTTATGACGACCCCTGGAAAATCACAGATGAGCAGAGACAGTATTACATCAATCAGTTCAAGACCATCCAGCCCGACCTCAACGGTTTCATTCCTG GTTCTGCCGCAAAAGAGTTTTTCACAAAATCAAAGCTACCTATTCTTGAACTATCCCACATTTG GGAGCTGTCGGATTTTGATAAAGACGGGGCGTTGACACTGGATGAGTTCTGTGCTGCATTTCATCTGGTTGTTGCTAGGAAAAATGGCTATGACCTTCCCGAAAAGCTGCCGGAGAGTCTTATGCCAAAGCTTATTGACTTGGATGACTCAGCAG AGGTTCCAGACCAGGCCCCTGATGTGGGCTACTCGGGCTCCCCCGTGGAGGTGACCCCCAACAAGTCCCCCATGCCCTCACTCAACCAGACCTGGCCTGATCTCAACCAGGGCAACGAG cAGTGGGAGACTTTTAGTGAACGCTCCTCCAGCTCACAAACTCTGACCCAATTTGATTCTAACATTGCACCAGCTGACCCT GATACAGCTATTGTCCACCCTGTTCCCATTCGCATGACCCCAAGCAAGATCCATATGCAAGAGATGGAGCTGAAGAGAACCGGAAGTG ACCACACACATCCTACCAGTCCTCTGATGGCTAAACCACCTGAGCTCTCTGAAGAAACCAAGCTTGCCACCTCTATGAAGTTTGTAACTGCTAACTCTG GTGATGGTTATAGCAGTTCAGATTCATATACTTCAGATCAAGACCCAATTACAAGTGTTGTAACAAGACAAAG GTCTAATTCTGGGACCTCTCCTGAAGGTCTAAAGGTGGTGgctgcccccccaccaccccctcccAGACCCAACGCCTCCCACTCCCGCTCCTCCTCGCTAGACATGAACAGAAACTTTGCCGCTCACCCCACAGGGCCACAGCAATCCGGAGTCGTGGCCTGCCCTCCAGCCATACCTCCTAGACCACTACCCACGCAG ACCTCTGGTCCACATAGTGGGCATCGCTCAGATGAGGGCCTGGCAGCTCACTCCACTACCTCGCCCCAGCAGATCCCAGAGCAGCCCAACTTCGCTGACTTCAGTCAGTTCCAGGCATTCGCTGCCTCAGATCAGCCCAGTGACGACGAGGAGAAGCACCCAGAGAGTCTGCCA GGAGAGAAGTCTACAGAAGGGGCTGGGCCTTTGAGAACTGTGAAGATTGACAACCAGGAAGAGAGAGCTGCAGCTACTGTGAACTCT GCCAAAGGGTCCATCATGGCCCCCCCACCCAAGCCTGTCCGCCGGAGACTGAAGTCCGAGGACGAACTCCAGGATGAGGCCCTCCCCCCGAAGTCTAACGTCATAGCCACTGTTCTCGCTACACTGCCATCCATTCCCAG GTCTATTGGTAAGGATAAAAAAGCAATTCAAGCCTCTATCAGAAGAAACAAGGAAACCAACACAGTCTTGGCCAGACTCAACAGTGAATTACAGCAACAGCTAAAG GACTTACTAGAAGAGAGGATATCTTTGGAGGTTCAACTGGAACAGCTCAGACCATTTTCCCATTTGTAa